A stretch of the Festucalex cinctus isolate MCC-2025b chromosome 20, RoL_Fcin_1.0, whole genome shotgun sequence genome encodes the following:
- the mkxa gene encoding mohawk homeobox a isoform X1, producing MFAGSACVRGNMSRVIYSESRAERRRSPDKAAEEPELREFGHETCTGEHVSGEWAGRDGITARHRRLTQEEPGTGATLAHCDAPEAIFSFLRNSGTIWPKMNAIVFNKLSGQVLFEEKANEVEMSSRNYLEVMDGRQHPDLLSGNQTIMDNQAIRHRRNGGRPGGSKVRHKRQALQDMARPLKQWLYKHRDNPYPTKTEKILLALGSQMTLVQVSNWFANARRRLKNTVRQPDLSWALRIKLYNKYVQGNAERLSVSSDDSCSDDGDNPQRTQNGAVELTKPMYQSVIKKEGSAMMGMGMGMAMGMGMGAGLRSASEAASLADDYVSPPKYKSSLLHRYLNDSLRHVMVANAVMDARKRNHSGSFSSNEYDDELLSPTSSEAEANFVYRAVTTEHGSSKYDNGGVRAEHKEKAKGKDETYWKEINAAMALTNLAQGKDGAPGTTSCIIQKSSHIAEIKTVKVPLVRNY from the exons ATGTTCGCAGGCTCGGCTTGTGTGCGAGGAAACATGAGCAGGGTGATATATTCAGAGTCCCGGGCTGAGCGGCGCAGGTCGCCGGATAAAGCTGCAGAGGAGCCGGAGCTCCGCGAGTTTGGCCACGAGACCTGCACAGGGGAACATGTGAGCGGGGAATGGGCCGGACGAGACGGGATTACTGCTCGACACCGCCGACTGACTCAGGAGGAGCCCGGGACAG GAGCGACGCTTGCGCACTGTGACGCACCCGAGgcgatattttcatttttgcgcAACTCGGGGACTATCTGGCCGAAGATGAACGCCATCGTGTTTAACAAGCTGAGCGGCCAAGTTCTGTTCGAGGAGAAGGCCAACGAGGTGGAGATGAGCAGCAGAAATTACTTGGAGGTCATGGACGGACGTCAACATCCGGACCTTCTGTCCGGCAACCAGACCATCATGGACAACCAGGCCATCAGACACAGACGGAACGG GGGTCGTCCCGGCGGCAGCAAAGTGCGACACAAGCGTCAGGCCCTGCAGGACATGGCGCGGCCGCTCAAGCAGTGGCTGTACAAGCACCGGGACAACCCGTACCCCACCAAGACCGAGAAGATCCTGCTGGCTCTGGGTTCGCAGATGACCCTGGTGCAG GTGTCCAACTGGTTCGCCAATGCCAGGAGGAGGCTGAAGAACACGGTGAGGCAGCCCGACCTGAGCTGGGCGCTCAGGATCAAGCTGTATAACAAGTACGTTCAAGGAAACGCGGAGAGGCTGAGCGTCAGCAGCGATGACAGCTGCTCGGACG ATGGCGACAACCCTCAAAGGACCCAGAACGGCGCCGTGGAGCTCACCAAGCCCATGTACCAGAGCGTGATTAAGAAGGAAGGCTCCGCCATGATGGGCATGGGCATGGGCATGGCCATGGGGATGGGGATGGGAGCGGGCCTCCGCTCGGCCAGCGAGGCGGCCTCGCTGGCGGACGACTACGTGTCGCCGCCCAAATACAAGAGCAGCCTGCTGCACCGCTATCTCAACGACTCGCTGCGCCACGTCATGGTGGCCAACGCCGTCATGGACGCTCGCAAGCGGAACCACTCGGGCTCCTTCAGCTCCAACGAGTACGACGACGAGCTGCTCTCGCCGACCTCCTCGGAGGCCGAGGCCAACTTTGTTTATCGCGCTG tAACCACAGAGCATGGATCAAGTAAATATGACAA CGGTGGCGTCAGAGCCGAACACAAGGAAAAGGCGAAGGGCAAAGATGAGACGTACTGGAAGGAGATCAATGCCGCCATGGCCTTGACCAACTTGGCGCAGGGGAAGGACGGCGCCCCCGGGACCACCAGCTGCATCATCCAAAAGTCTTCCCATATAGCAGAGATCAAAACTGTTAAAGTGCCACTCGTGCGCAATTATTAG
- the mkxa gene encoding mohawk homeobox a isoform X2: MFAGSACVRGNMSRVIYSESRAERRRSPDKAAEEPELREFGHETCTGEHVSGEWAGRDGITARHRRLTQEEPGTGATLAHCDAPEAIFSFLRNSGTIWPKMNAIVFNKLSGQVLFEEKANEVEMSSRNYLEVMDGRQHPDLLSGNQTIMDNQAIRHRRNGGRPGGSKVRHKRQALQDMARPLKQWLYKHRDNPYPTKTEKILLALGSQMTLVQVSNWFANARRRLKNTVRQPDLSWALRIKLYNKYVQGNAERLSVSSDDSCSDDGDNPQRTQNGAVELTKPMYQSVIKKEGSAMMGMGMGMAMGMGMGAGLRSASEAASLADDYVSPPKYKSSLLHRYLNDSLRHVMVANAVMDARKRNHSGSFSSNEYDDELLSPTSSEAEANFVYRAGSYTNSPCPVPGSRGVTALPHGGEQVEHREVNNVNKGKCLSDKAK, encoded by the exons ATGTTCGCAGGCTCGGCTTGTGTGCGAGGAAACATGAGCAGGGTGATATATTCAGAGTCCCGGGCTGAGCGGCGCAGGTCGCCGGATAAAGCTGCAGAGGAGCCGGAGCTCCGCGAGTTTGGCCACGAGACCTGCACAGGGGAACATGTGAGCGGGGAATGGGCCGGACGAGACGGGATTACTGCTCGACACCGCCGACTGACTCAGGAGGAGCCCGGGACAG GAGCGACGCTTGCGCACTGTGACGCACCCGAGgcgatattttcatttttgcgcAACTCGGGGACTATCTGGCCGAAGATGAACGCCATCGTGTTTAACAAGCTGAGCGGCCAAGTTCTGTTCGAGGAGAAGGCCAACGAGGTGGAGATGAGCAGCAGAAATTACTTGGAGGTCATGGACGGACGTCAACATCCGGACCTTCTGTCCGGCAACCAGACCATCATGGACAACCAGGCCATCAGACACAGACGGAACGG GGGTCGTCCCGGCGGCAGCAAAGTGCGACACAAGCGTCAGGCCCTGCAGGACATGGCGCGGCCGCTCAAGCAGTGGCTGTACAAGCACCGGGACAACCCGTACCCCACCAAGACCGAGAAGATCCTGCTGGCTCTGGGTTCGCAGATGACCCTGGTGCAG GTGTCCAACTGGTTCGCCAATGCCAGGAGGAGGCTGAAGAACACGGTGAGGCAGCCCGACCTGAGCTGGGCGCTCAGGATCAAGCTGTATAACAAGTACGTTCAAGGAAACGCGGAGAGGCTGAGCGTCAGCAGCGATGACAGCTGCTCGGACG ATGGCGACAACCCTCAAAGGACCCAGAACGGCGCCGTGGAGCTCACCAAGCCCATGTACCAGAGCGTGATTAAGAAGGAAGGCTCCGCCATGATGGGCATGGGCATGGGCATGGCCATGGGGATGGGGATGGGAGCGGGCCTCCGCTCGGCCAGCGAGGCGGCCTCGCTGGCGGACGACTACGTGTCGCCGCCCAAATACAAGAGCAGCCTGCTGCACCGCTATCTCAACGACTCGCTGCGCCACGTCATGGTGGCCAACGCCGTCATGGACGCTCGCAAGCGGAACCACTCGGGCTCCTTCAGCTCCAACGAGTACGACGACGAGCTGCTCTCGCCGACCTCCTCGGAGGCCGAGGCCAACTTTGTTTATCGCGCTG GGAGCTACACGAACAGTCCATGTCCAGTACCTGGATCCAGGGGTGTTACAGCACTTCCTCATGGAGGTGAACAAGTCGAGCACAGAGAAGTGAACAATGTCAATAAAGGAAAATGCCTCTCTGATAAAGCCAAATAA